The following proteins come from a genomic window of Nocardiopsis sp. YSL2:
- a CDS encoding NACHT domain-containing NTPase, translated as MAKQLTYADALKALGGNDSEVLDLAEKLTDGGLGLVGVPDLFGARGALVSKGRQALEGMAAKLKGESRLSRTAKIQAAHHILVLVAFFEAVEESLGEVGAPFSLADLEFTREEQVRLLDSVLTHSGSLPVPSLGSAWAPRFFSDFLLRSFTDVLLGLAVAEEHGIASDTHPLLEALRDAVPGRAAQRYQESYRLLAADIPEFGMWVHMDEHERTRRTVGTGLLELSRALEAVGSRREVDGRRRELAAGYQAVLRQPVLRADDAPARLALPALEDAYVPPRGRAGYAVRSGTPSAEEWWEELPVDDDLQDTVAAHLVHPVATEVPTVILGHPGAGKSKLTEMLAARLPAADFLPIRVELRSVPPNSPIHVQIEEGLAAALHTRVSWRELAESADGALPVIILDGFDELLQATGVDRSDYLERVQEFQHQQEALGQPVAVIVTSRTVVADRTRFPDGTLVMRLEPFDEAQIARMLQVWNRANALTFVTAGLMPLTTDVLLRYRELAEQPLLLLMLLIYDAADNALRAASETLSHGQLYERLLTMFARREVDKHRSGLSRDDLDAAVEDELRRLEVAALAMFTRRRQSVSADDLGQDLDVLMPDAPVRPAEADLHGRIAPAHQVLGRFFFVHESRARAADGNASAFEFLHATFGEYLVARAVVTALEVVEESRPRPSRRRGRNTRTDDGELYALSSFASYAGRDRVVAFLDELLQRRLAGDPGLREDYAALLLELFREAPFPAPNRSLSDHEPTRLPQTKREAYYTSNLMILLCLVRENPVDARELFPDAPEPDQALQHVTSLWRTLAGSEWFSIVSALRVRHLNGWDEDGPVTLIRLEDGSPVDVGECVGFEIRANQEVTPSMVDPYGITVPYKSTTSRLLRSTAMRVNGTAARFTLGLLPYLRHVSSDLATWYLDPHRLDSWTELHEILRLRLEPVTEDPDGRVAGYRRLLSQRSLGRIELVVLRQAAEDLALLARGTEFRESLLEVLRSYLSNVESIVAGPALHAGGIGGVLDMLSHQVSPDWTSRVRKLAAENDTDIPYSDAMTSGIHSVLKISGGNSTEGR; from the coding sequence ATGGCGAAGCAGCTCACCTACGCCGACGCACTCAAGGCGCTCGGCGGCAACGACTCCGAGGTCCTGGACCTGGCCGAGAAGCTCACCGACGGCGGACTGGGACTGGTGGGAGTCCCGGACCTGTTCGGTGCCCGGGGGGCGCTGGTGAGCAAGGGCCGCCAGGCCCTGGAGGGCATGGCCGCCAAGCTCAAGGGCGAGAGCCGCCTGTCCCGCACCGCGAAGATCCAGGCCGCGCACCACATCCTGGTCCTGGTGGCGTTCTTCGAGGCGGTGGAGGAGTCCTTGGGGGAGGTGGGCGCCCCCTTCTCACTGGCGGACCTGGAGTTCACCCGGGAGGAGCAGGTCCGGCTCCTGGACAGCGTGCTCACGCACTCCGGCTCCCTGCCGGTCCCCTCCCTGGGCTCCGCCTGGGCACCGCGCTTCTTCTCGGACTTCCTCCTCCGATCCTTCACCGACGTCCTCCTCGGGCTCGCCGTCGCCGAGGAGCACGGCATCGCCTCCGACACCCACCCCCTCCTGGAAGCCCTGCGCGACGCCGTGCCCGGCCGGGCCGCGCAGCGGTACCAGGAGTCCTACCGGCTGCTCGCCGCCGACATCCCGGAGTTCGGGATGTGGGTGCACATGGACGAGCACGAGCGCACCCGCCGAACGGTCGGGACCGGGCTCTTGGAGCTCAGCCGGGCCCTGGAGGCGGTCGGGTCCCGGCGCGAGGTGGACGGCCGGCGGCGCGAGCTGGCCGCCGGGTACCAGGCGGTCCTGCGACAGCCCGTCCTGCGGGCGGACGACGCCCCCGCCCGACTCGCCCTGCCCGCCTTGGAGGACGCCTACGTCCCCCCGCGCGGACGCGCCGGGTACGCGGTGCGCAGCGGCACACCCTCCGCGGAGGAGTGGTGGGAGGAGCTACCGGTCGACGACGACCTGCAGGACACGGTCGCCGCCCACCTGGTCCACCCCGTCGCCACCGAGGTCCCCACCGTGATCCTGGGCCACCCCGGCGCGGGCAAGTCCAAGCTCACCGAGATGCTCGCCGCGCGGCTGCCCGCCGCCGACTTCCTGCCGATCCGGGTCGAACTGCGCTCTGTGCCGCCCAACTCCCCCATCCACGTGCAGATCGAGGAGGGGCTGGCCGCCGCACTGCACACCCGGGTGTCCTGGCGCGAGCTCGCGGAGTCGGCCGACGGCGCCCTGCCGGTCATCATCCTGGACGGCTTCGACGAACTCCTCCAGGCCACCGGGGTCGACCGATCCGACTACCTGGAGCGCGTCCAGGAGTTCCAGCACCAGCAGGAGGCCCTGGGGCAGCCCGTGGCCGTCATCGTCACCAGCCGCACGGTGGTCGCCGACCGCACCCGCTTCCCCGACGGCACACTGGTGATGCGCCTGGAGCCCTTCGACGAGGCGCAGATCGCGCGCATGCTCCAGGTGTGGAACCGGGCCAACGCCCTGACGTTCGTCACCGCGGGGCTGATGCCGCTGACCACCGACGTCCTCCTGCGGTACCGCGAGTTGGCCGAGCAGCCGCTCCTCCTGCTGATGCTGCTCATCTACGACGCGGCGGACAACGCCCTGCGCGCGGCGTCGGAAACGCTCTCGCACGGACAGCTCTACGAACGCCTGCTGACGATGTTCGCCAGGCGCGAGGTCGACAAGCACCGGTCGGGGCTGAGCCGGGACGACCTCGACGCGGCCGTCGAGGACGAGCTGCGCCGGTTGGAGGTCGCCGCGCTGGCGATGTTCACGCGCCGCAGACAGAGCGTGAGCGCCGATGACCTGGGCCAGGACCTCGACGTCCTCATGCCCGACGCGCCGGTCCGACCCGCCGAGGCCGACCTGCACGGCCGGATCGCTCCCGCGCACCAGGTCCTGGGCCGGTTCTTCTTCGTCCACGAGTCGCGCGCCCGGGCCGCCGACGGAAACGCGAGCGCCTTCGAGTTCCTGCACGCCACCTTCGGCGAGTACCTGGTGGCGCGCGCGGTCGTGACCGCCCTGGAGGTGGTGGAGGAGTCGCGGCCCCGCCCTTCGCGGCGCCGCGGCCGCAACACCCGCACCGACGACGGCGAGCTGTACGCGCTGTCCTCCTTCGCCAGCTACGCGGGGCGGGACCGGGTCGTGGCGTTCCTGGACGAGCTGCTCCAGCGCAGGCTGGCCGGGGATCCGGGCCTGCGGGAGGACTACGCCGCCCTGCTCCTCGAACTGTTCAGGGAAGCCCCCTTCCCGGCCCCGAACCGCTCGCTGTCCGACCACGAGCCCACACGGCTTCCGCAGACCAAGCGCGAGGCGTACTACACCAGCAACCTGATGATCCTGCTGTGCCTGGTGCGCGAGAACCCCGTCGACGCCCGTGAGCTCTTCCCCGACGCGCCCGAACCCGACCAGGCCCTCCAGCACGTCACCTCGCTCTGGCGCACACTGGCGGGATCGGAGTGGTTCAGCATCGTGTCGGCGCTGCGTGTGCGCCACCTGAACGGCTGGGACGAGGACGGTCCCGTCACCCTCATCCGGCTGGAGGACGGCTCCCCCGTCGACGTCGGCGAGTGCGTGGGGTTCGAGATCCGGGCGAACCAGGAGGTGACTCCGTCCATGGTCGACCCCTACGGGATCACGGTGCCGTACAAGTCGACCACCTCCCGCCTGCTCCGGTCGACGGCCATGCGGGTGAACGGGACGGCGGCGCGCTTCACCCTGGGCCTGCTGCCCTACCTCCGGCACGTCTCCTCGGACCTGGCGACCTGGTACCTGGACCCGCACCGGCTCGACTCCTGGACCGAGCTGCACGAGATCCTGCGCCTGCGCCTGGAACCCGTCACCGAGGACCCGGACGGGCGTGTGGCGGGCTACCGCAGGCTGTTGTCACAGCGTTCGCTCGGGCGGATCGAGCTGGTGGTGCTGCGCCAGGCCGCGGAGGACCTGGCGCTGCTCGCCCGCGGCACCGAGTTCCGGGAGAGCCTGCTGGAGGTCCTGCGCTCCTACCTGTCGAACGTGGAGTCCATCGTCGCCGGGCCGGCACTCCACGCGGGCGGGATCGGGGGCGTCCTGGACATGCTCAGCCACCAGGTCTCCCCGGACTGGACGAGCCGTGTGCGCAAGCTGGCCGCGGAGAACGACACCGACATTCCGTACTCCGACGCGATGACGAGCGGGATCCACTCCGTTCTGAAGATCAGCGGGGGCAACTCCACCGAGGGGCGCTGA
- a CDS encoding NACHT domain-containing NTPase: MAKQLTYADALRILGKNDSEVLDLAEKLTDGGLGLVGVPDLFGARGALVSKGRQALEGIRGKLKGESRLSRTERIEAAYQVLVVVAFFEAVEESLAEIGAPFTLNDLDITGDEFSHLLRLCTRFHQPISRQGRERRGTSSGMVLLTDDFLGFVLGLATVERHGITGLGHPVMSRLSKVLPDRSADRLGEYYRRLAADVPEFGMWVHLEEHARTQRTLGTGLGELRRRLDAIGSGRTVEARRRELSDGYQVPLRQPVLRADDLPPGLRLPTLEDCYVSPRGRVAFVRMGSAPSTEAWWEQQTVIDDLPSFVAAHLVHPATTSLPTVVLGHPGAGKSKFTEMLAARLPAADFLPIRVELRSVQPNSPIHLQIEEGLAAALHTRVSWRELAESADGALPVVILDGFDELLQATGVDRSDYLERVQEFQLRQEAIGQPVAVIVTSRTIVANRARFPPDTTVIRLEPFSEEQVEQMLGVWNRTNAHAFASAGREPLAVSDLAPHHDLAEQPLLLLMLLVFDTGDNALRRAPGTLSHGDLYERLLTMFAGREVDKHRPGLGVRERAQAVEGELRRLEIAAMAMFARGRQSVHADELDRDLAVLMPDAAKRADDADLHGQIAPAHQVLGRFFFVHEARARAADGAASVFEFLHATFGEYLVARAVTSALGELVEDRARSLRRRGGPQHLDDGELHALSSFAAFAGREKVVDFLDERVRRQLEDDPDLAGEYTALLIELFREAPFPAPNRSYTAYEPQRLATSAREGRYTANLVTLLVLVAQRPLQLNELFPEARDHWHAWRATVAQWRALPSSQWFGILDTLRIRHHGYVDNTDPFTTIEREDLSPVNVGECLGFELRADLNDEASVVDPYGITVPHASVTSALLRSMALQANSTASRMSLILLPYLRHVSLDLGTWYTDEETDTSWVQAHEVMRLRLEPPGWRPRERMNTYRRLLDPGRFGRLELLVLRQAAEDLAMLPEDSESLRALSLLVHDYVSSVEVALHHGGLPSEQVQPVFAALNRHIHPTLRRSIAVLANI; the protein is encoded by the coding sequence ATGGCCAAGCAGCTCACGTACGCCGACGCCCTGAGGATCCTCGGCAAGAACGACTCGGAGGTACTGGACCTGGCGGAGAAGCTCACCGACGGCGGGCTGGGACTGGTGGGAGTCCCGGACCTGTTCGGAGCCCGAGGGGCGCTGGTGAGCAAGGGCCGCCAGGCCCTGGAGGGGATACGCGGCAAACTCAAGGGTGAGAGCCGCCTGTCGCGGACGGAGAGGATCGAGGCGGCGTACCAGGTCCTGGTCGTCGTGGCGTTCTTCGAGGCGGTGGAAGAATCGCTGGCGGAGATCGGCGCGCCCTTCACACTGAACGACCTGGACATCACCGGGGACGAGTTCTCGCACCTGCTCCGGCTCTGCACGCGCTTCCACCAGCCGATCTCGCGCCAGGGCAGGGAGAGGAGGGGAACCTCCTCCGGAATGGTCCTGCTGACCGACGACTTCCTCGGCTTCGTCCTGGGCCTGGCCACGGTCGAGCGGCACGGCATCACCGGCTTGGGCCACCCGGTCATGTCCCGCCTGTCCAAGGTCCTACCGGACCGCTCCGCGGACCGCCTCGGAGAGTACTACCGCCGCCTGGCCGCCGACGTCCCCGAGTTCGGCATGTGGGTGCACCTCGAGGAGCACGCCCGTACGCAGCGGACCCTCGGAACCGGGCTGGGGGAACTCCGCAGGCGGCTCGACGCCATCGGCTCGGGCAGGACCGTCGAAGCGCGCCGTCGGGAACTCAGCGACGGCTACCAGGTGCCGCTGCGCCAACCGGTGCTCCGCGCCGACGACCTCCCTCCCGGTCTGAGGCTCCCGACGCTCGAGGACTGCTACGTGTCGCCGCGCGGACGCGTGGCTTTCGTCCGGATGGGCAGCGCTCCCAGCACGGAGGCCTGGTGGGAACAACAGACCGTCATCGACGACCTCCCGTCGTTCGTCGCGGCCCACCTCGTCCACCCCGCCACCACCAGCCTCCCGACGGTCGTGCTGGGCCACCCCGGCGCGGGCAAGTCCAAGTTCACCGAGATGCTCGCCGCCCGTCTGCCCGCCGCCGACTTCCTGCCGATCCGTGTGGAACTGCGCTCGGTCCAGCCCAACTCCCCCATCCACCTCCAGATCGAGGAGGGACTGGCCGCCGCACTGCACACCCGGGTGTCCTGGCGTGAACTGGCCGAGTCGGCGGACGGCGCGCTGCCGGTCGTCATCCTGGACGGCTTCGACGAACTCCTCCAGGCGACGGGGGTGGACCGCTCCGACTACCTGGAGCGCGTCCAGGAGTTCCAGCTGCGACAGGAGGCCATCGGACAGCCCGTGGCCGTCATCGTCACCAGTCGTACCATCGTCGCGAACCGGGCCCGGTTCCCCCCGGACACGACGGTGATCCGTCTGGAACCCTTCAGCGAGGAGCAGGTCGAACAGATGCTGGGGGTGTGGAACCGGACCAACGCCCACGCGTTCGCGTCCGCCGGCCGGGAACCCCTGGCAGTGTCCGACCTCGCGCCCCACCACGACCTGGCCGAACAGCCGCTCCTGCTGCTGATGCTGCTGGTCTTCGATACCGGTGACAACGCGCTGCGCCGGGCGCCGGGGACACTCTCGCACGGTGACCTGTACGAACGCCTGCTCACGATGTTCGCCGGGCGGGAGGTGGACAAGCACCGCCCGGGGCTGGGCGTCCGAGAACGCGCCCAGGCCGTGGAGGGTGAACTGCGGCGCCTGGAGATCGCGGCGATGGCCATGTTCGCCCGGGGCAGGCAAAGCGTGCACGCCGACGAACTCGACCGCGACCTCGCCGTCCTCATGCCGGACGCCGCCAAGCGCGCCGACGACGCGGACCTGCACGGACAGATCGCGCCCGCGCACCAGGTGCTCGGACGGTTCTTCTTCGTCCACGAAGCACGGGCCAGGGCCGCCGACGGGGCCGCGAGCGTCTTCGAGTTCCTGCACGCCACTTTCGGCGAGTACCTGGTGGCCCGGGCGGTCACCTCGGCCCTGGGGGAGTTGGTCGAGGACAGGGCCCGGTCCCTGCGGCGGCGGGGCGGACCCCAGCACCTGGACGACGGCGAACTCCACGCCCTGTCCTCCTTCGCCGCCTTCGCCGGGCGGGAGAAGGTCGTGGACTTCCTGGATGAGCGGGTCAGGCGCCAACTGGAGGACGACCCCGACCTCGCCGGGGAGTACACCGCGCTGCTCATCGAGCTGTTCCGGGAGGCACCCTTCCCCGCGCCCAACCGCTCGTACACCGCCTACGAGCCGCAGCGGCTCGCGACGTCCGCCCGAGAGGGCCGCTACACCGCCAACCTGGTCACGCTGCTCGTCCTGGTCGCCCAGCGACCCCTGCAACTGAACGAGCTCTTTCCTGAGGCACGGGACCACTGGCACGCGTGGCGCGCGACCGTGGCGCAGTGGCGGGCACTGCCGTCGAGCCAGTGGTTCGGAATCCTCGACACCCTGCGCATCCGGCACCACGGCTACGTCGACAACACCGATCCCTTCACCACGATCGAACGCGAGGACCTCTCCCCCGTCAACGTCGGCGAGTGCCTGGGCTTCGAGCTGCGCGCCGACCTGAACGATGAGGCGTCCGTGGTCGACCCGTACGGGATCACCGTGCCTCATGCCTCCGTGACCTCCGCGCTGCTGCGCTCCATGGCGCTGCAGGCCAACAGCACCGCCTCGCGGATGAGCCTGATCCTCCTGCCGTACCTGCGACACGTGTCCCTGGACCTGGGGACCTGGTACACGGACGAGGAGACCGACACCTCCTGGGTCCAGGCCCACGAGGTCATGCGACTGCGCCTGGAACCGCCGGGGTGGAGGCCGCGCGAGCGGATGAACACCTACCGGCGGCTCCTGGACCCGGGAAGGTTCGGACGCCTGGAACTCCTGGTGCTCCGCCAGGCCGCCGAGGACCTGGCCATGCTCCCCGAGGACTCCGAATCGCTCAGGGCCCTGTCCCTTCTGGTGCACGACTACGTCAGCAGTGTGGAGGTGGCTCTCCACCACGGCGGGCTGCCCTCCGAACAGGTCCAGCCCGTCTTCGCCGCGTTGAATCGTCACATCCACCCGACCCTCAGGCGTTCCATCGCCGTTCTCGCGAACATCTGA
- a CDS encoding uracil-DNA glycosylase — protein MSSRDLNEIMDNGWAKALEPVSPQIAAMGDFLRQEIAEGRTYLPAGENVLRAFQQPFDDVRVLIVGQDPYPTPGNAVGLSFSVAPDVRLPASLRNIYKEMQDDLGAPMPSNGDLTPWTEQGVLLLNRVLTVAPGKAGSHRGKGWEAVTEQAIRALSERGKPLVAILWGRDARNLRPMMPGVPCVESAHPSPLSARNGFFGSKPFSRTNVMLEEMGAQPVNWQLP, from the coding sequence ATGTCTTCCAGGGACCTGAACGAAATCATGGACAACGGTTGGGCGAAGGCCCTCGAGCCGGTCTCCCCGCAGATCGCCGCGATGGGCGACTTCCTCCGCCAGGAGATCGCGGAGGGCCGGACCTACCTTCCGGCCGGGGAGAACGTGCTGCGCGCCTTCCAGCAGCCCTTCGACGACGTGCGCGTGCTCATCGTGGGCCAGGACCCCTATCCCACCCCCGGCAACGCGGTGGGCCTGAGCTTCTCCGTCGCCCCGGACGTGCGCCTGCCCGCGAGCCTGCGCAACATCTACAAGGAGATGCAGGACGACCTCGGCGCCCCCATGCCGTCCAACGGCGACCTGACTCCGTGGACCGAGCAGGGCGTCCTGCTGCTCAACAGGGTGCTGACCGTCGCTCCGGGCAAGGCCGGATCGCACCGGGGCAAGGGCTGGGAGGCCGTCACCGAGCAGGCGATCCGCGCGCTGTCCGAGCGCGGCAAGCCGCTCGTGGCGATCCTGTGGGGCCGCGACGCGCGCAACCTGCGCCCGATGATGCCGGGCGTGCCGTGCGTGGAGTCCGCGCACCCGAGCCCGCTCTCCGCGCGCAACGGGTTCTTCGGCTCCAAGCCGTTCAGCCGCACCAACGTGATGCTGGAGGAGATGGGCGCACAGCCCGTGAACTGGCAGCTGCCCTGA
- a CDS encoding glycoside hydrolase family 15 protein, whose protein sequence is MGVSRVPGWIEDYAMIGDMQTAALVGRDGSIDWACLPDFDSSACFAALLGDEQNGGWSLRPADGEPNATRRHYRGETLILESEWDTDTGSVRVIDFMPPRGGAPHIVRIVEGLSGSVEMSTTMRIRFDYGHVVPWMHRAGTELVAIAGPDAIWLSAPVALQGHNFTHDANFTVTAGQRVPFVMTWHPSQVEESDHLDAEKALSRTERFWEKWVSQCTYDGPYREAVIRSLIVLKALTYRPTGGIVAAPTTSLPEEIGGVRNWDYRYCWLRDATITLEALIRSGYKDEALAWREWLVRAVAGEPQLMQIMYGIRGERRLTEWEADWLPGYEASRPVRIGNAAVGQYQLDVYGEVMDVLHLARRSGIRGGDHLWGLQRSLVNYLEWCWDEPDEGLWEVRGPRQHFVHSKVMAWVAADRAVRSIEEFGKEGPIERWKALRDTIHAEVCEYGYDPHRNTFTQYYGSKELDAALLLIPEVGFLPYDDPRVIGTIEAIRKDLMVDGFVLRYRTDLENSADQLPGDEGAFLACSFWMANALLSIGRQEEARELFERLLSLRNDLGLLAEEWDPRLGRQVGNFPQAFSHVPLVTTALNLADRQGGWRAE, encoded by the coding sequence ATGGGGGTGAGCCGCGTGCCCGGCTGGATTGAAGACTACGCAATGATCGGCGACATGCAGACCGCCGCGCTGGTCGGTCGCGACGGTTCCATCGACTGGGCCTGTCTGCCGGATTTCGACTCCTCGGCCTGCTTCGCCGCCCTGCTCGGCGACGAGCAGAACGGCGGCTGGTCGCTGCGCCCGGCCGACGGCGAACCGAACGCCACCCGGCGCCACTACCGGGGTGAGACGCTCATCCTGGAATCGGAGTGGGACACCGACACCGGATCGGTGCGGGTCATCGACTTCATGCCCCCACGCGGCGGCGCACCGCACATCGTCCGCATCGTCGAGGGCCTCAGCGGCTCGGTCGAGATGAGCACGACCATGCGGATCCGCTTCGACTACGGACACGTCGTGCCCTGGATGCACAGGGCCGGCACCGAACTCGTCGCCATCGCCGGCCCCGACGCGATCTGGTTGAGCGCCCCCGTCGCCCTGCAGGGGCACAACTTCACCCACGACGCGAACTTCACCGTCACCGCCGGCCAACGCGTGCCGTTCGTGATGACCTGGCACCCCTCCCAGGTGGAGGAGTCCGACCATTTGGACGCTGAGAAAGCGCTCTCCCGCACCGAGCGGTTCTGGGAGAAGTGGGTCAGCCAGTGCACCTACGACGGCCCCTACCGCGAGGCCGTCATCCGGTCCCTCATCGTCCTCAAGGCCCTCACCTACCGCCCGACCGGCGGCATCGTGGCGGCGCCCACCACCTCCCTGCCCGAGGAGATCGGGGGCGTGCGCAACTGGGACTACCGGTACTGCTGGCTGCGTGACGCCACCATCACCCTGGAGGCGCTGATCCGCTCGGGCTACAAGGACGAGGCCCTCGCCTGGCGCGAGTGGCTGGTCCGCGCCGTGGCCGGCGAACCCCAGCTCATGCAGATCATGTACGGCATCCGCGGCGAGCGGCGGCTGACCGAGTGGGAGGCCGACTGGCTGCCCGGCTACGAGGCCTCCCGCCCGGTCCGCATCGGCAACGCCGCCGTGGGCCAGTACCAGCTGGACGTGTACGGCGAGGTCATGGACGTACTGCACCTGGCCAGGCGCTCCGGGATCCGCGGGGGCGACCACCTGTGGGGCCTGCAGCGCTCGCTGGTGAACTACCTGGAGTGGTGCTGGGACGAACCCGACGAGGGCCTGTGGGAGGTACGCGGACCCCGACAGCACTTCGTGCACTCCAAGGTCATGGCCTGGGTGGCGGCCGACCGAGCGGTGCGCAGCATCGAGGAGTTCGGCAAGGAGGGCCCCATCGAGAGGTGGAAGGCCCTGCGCGACACCATCCACGCCGAGGTCTGCGAGTACGGCTACGACCCCCACCGCAACACCTTCACCCAGTACTACGGCAGCAAGGAGCTGGACGCGGCCCTGCTGCTGATCCCCGAGGTCGGCTTCCTCCCCTACGACGACCCCCGCGTGATCGGCACCATCGAGGCGATCCGCAAGGACCTGATGGTCGACGGCTTCGTACTGCGCTACCGCACGGACCTGGAGAACTCCGCCGACCAGCTGCCCGGCGACGAGGGCGCCTTCCTGGCGTGCAGCTTCTGGATGGCCAACGCGCTGCTGTCCATCGGCCGCCAGGAGGAGGCCAGGGAGCTGTTCGAGCGCCTGCTCTCGCTGCGCAACGACCTGGGGCTGCTGGCCGAGGAGTGGGACCCGCGGCTGGGCCGCCAGGTCGGCAACTTCCCCCAGGCGTTCAGCCACGTGCCCCTGGTGACCACCGCCCTCAACCTCGCCGACCGCCAGGGCGGCTGGCGAGCGGAATAG
- a CDS encoding YitT family protein: MTITPILPRPRLQRLVRLYAGLVLYGLSGALLIEARLGSMPWDVLHQGLALRAGLSVGAWSVIVGAALMLLWIPLRQRPGLGTLSNVVVIGVCVDLFMWLIPTTGPLLVRVVLLALGILVCAVATGCYIGAGLGTGPRDGLMTGLAARGWSVRLARTVIEITVVVTGVVLGGTVGVGTVVFAVTIGPLAHVFIPMFQMSEMPSEEPKSSHC, from the coding sequence GTGACGATCACCCCGATCCTGCCCCGACCCCGCCTCCAGCGCCTCGTGCGGCTCTACGCCGGCCTGGTCCTGTACGGGCTCAGCGGCGCCCTGTTGATCGAGGCGCGCCTGGGTTCGATGCCCTGGGACGTGCTGCACCAGGGCCTGGCCCTGCGGGCGGGGCTGTCCGTGGGGGCGTGGAGCGTCATCGTGGGCGCCGCGCTGATGCTGCTGTGGATCCCGCTGCGCCAGAGACCGGGGCTGGGCACCCTGAGCAACGTGGTGGTGATCGGCGTGTGCGTCGACCTGTTCATGTGGCTGATTCCCACGACCGGCCCCCTCCTGGTGCGGGTGGTGCTGCTGGCCCTGGGCATTCTGGTGTGCGCCGTGGCGACCGGCTGCTACATCGGCGCCGGACTGGGCACCGGACCGCGGGACGGGCTCATGACGGGGCTCGCGGCACGCGGGTGGTCCGTGCGCCTGGCCCGCACTGTCATCGAGATCACGGTGGTGGTCACCGGTGTGGTTCTCGGTGGAACGGTCGGTGTGGGAACCGTGGTGTTCGCGGTCACCATCGGACCACTCGCCCATGTCTTCATTCCGATGTTCCAAATGTCTGAAATGCCGTCGGAAGAACCGAAATCATCTCACTGTTAG
- a CDS encoding PLP-dependent aminotransferase family protein, producing the protein MVRQAGKRTMDRTGTGGGTRRINGRLLARLIGEAPVERPYYLAIARAVSGLVLDGRVPTNTRLPAERDLATALGVSRNTVTAAYAWLRDNRFLDSRQGAGSWTVLPDSGSGESAPFPSPAEQIDLGVAAPPAVEGLRAAAFQASEQLAAHVGGLGYYPYGLPELRHAIARRYVERGLPTTPEQIFVTSGAQHAVALLMDLLVQDGDDVLVESPTYPHPVDAARHRGARIRTVGVTPQGWDMEYLADAFRQWRPGLAYLIPDFQNPTGALMDDEERRVLVREARRAGSHLVIDESVAELAIDSGDLPAPVAAYDTDGRVFTVGSVAKLLWGGLRVGWVRTTPPMVARLMAVRQRVDIAGAVLEQLVVTHLMSDVLRIRAERSRQLRRNRDALLRAMRERLPDWRPSVPGGGLVVWATLPQPVATALSAAAVRYGVHPAAGPVFGTDGTLERYLRLAYTQPPDVLADAVDRLARAYAETLAHPGQPRGQLYV; encoded by the coding sequence ATGGTCAGGCAGGCGGGCAAGCGGACGATGGACCGCACGGGCACGGGCGGAGGGACACGGCGCATCAACGGCCGTCTGCTGGCCCGCCTGATCGGCGAGGCGCCCGTGGAGCGGCCCTACTACCTGGCCATCGCCCGGGCCGTCAGCGGTCTGGTCCTGGACGGGCGCGTGCCCACCAACACGCGCCTGCCGGCCGAACGCGACCTGGCCACCGCGCTCGGGGTGAGCCGCAACACCGTGACCGCCGCCTACGCCTGGCTGCGCGACAACCGCTTCCTGGACAGTCGGCAGGGAGCGGGCAGTTGGACGGTCCTGCCGGACTCGGGGTCGGGCGAGTCCGCGCCCTTCCCGTCCCCGGCCGAGCAGATCGACCTGGGCGTGGCCGCGCCCCCGGCCGTGGAGGGACTGCGCGCCGCCGCGTTCCAGGCCTCCGAGCAGCTCGCCGCCCACGTGGGAGGGCTGGGCTACTACCCTTACGGCCTCCCCGAGCTCCGGCACGCGATCGCGCGCCGCTACGTCGAGCGCGGGCTGCCCACCACCCCGGAGCAGATCTTCGTCACCAGCGGCGCCCAGCACGCCGTGGCCCTGCTCATGGACCTGCTGGTGCAGGACGGCGACGACGTGCTGGTCGAGTCGCCCACCTACCCGCACCCGGTCGACGCCGCCCGCCACCGGGGCGCCCGGATCCGCACCGTCGGCGTCACACCGCAGGGATGGGACATGGAGTACCTGGCCGACGCCTTCCGCCAGTGGCGCCCGGGCCTGGCCTACCTCATCCCCGACTTCCAGAACCCGACCGGCGCCCTGATGGACGACGAGGAGCGCCGCGTCCTGGTCCGGGAGGCGCGCCGGGCCGGGAGCCACCTGGTCATCGACGAGTCGGTCGCCGAGCTGGCGATCGACTCCGGCGACCTGCCGGCGCCGGTGGCCGCCTACGACACCGACGGGCGCGTGTTCACCGTCGGTTCGGTGGCCAAGCTGCTGTGGGGCGGCCTGCGGGTGGGCTGGGTGCGCACCACGCCGCCGATGGTGGCCCGGCTCATGGCCGTCCGCCAGCGCGTCGACATCGCCGGGGCCGTGCTGGAGCAGTTGGTCGTCACGCACCTGATGTCCGACGTGCTCCGGATCCGTGCCGAGCGCAGCCGACAGCTGCGCCGCAACCGGGACGCGCTGCTGCGGGCGATGCGCGAGCGCCTGCCGGACTGGCGGCCCAGCGTGCCGGGGGGCGGCCTGGTGGTGTGGGCGACGCTGCCGCAGCCCGTGGCGACGGCGCTGTCGGCCGCGGCGGTCCGGTACGGCGTGCACCCGGCGGCCGGGCCGGTGTTCGGTACGGACGGCACCCTGGAGCGCTACCTGCGCCTGGCCTACACCCAGCCGCCCGACGTGCTGGCCGACGCCGTGGACCGGCTGGCCCGCGCCTACGCCGAGACCCTGGCCCACCCCGGCCAGCCGCGCGGCCAGCTCTACGTCTGA